The Geobacter sp. AOG2 genome includes a window with the following:
- a CDS encoding slipin family protein: protein MFDLFNYIPILFVAVLFIMFVASAVRILPEYERGVLFRLGRLAGVRGPGLFFIIPGIDRLVRVTLRTVVMDVPPQDVITHDNVTVKVSAVIYFRVMEPQKAVVDVENYLYATSQLSQTTLRSVLGQVDLDELLANREKINKELQEILDRHTGPWGVKVANVEVKNIDLPQEMQRAIAKQAEAERERRAKIIHAEGELQASEKLAQAATILAAEPTALQLRYLQTLTEIAAEKNSTTIFPVPIDLIKMFLDRGDSGSRKI from the coding sequence ATGTTCGACCTGTTCAATTACATTCCGATACTTTTTGTCGCTGTCCTGTTCATTATGTTCGTCGCCAGCGCAGTACGCATCCTCCCCGAGTACGAACGGGGCGTGCTGTTCCGTCTGGGCCGGTTGGCCGGGGTGCGGGGACCGGGCCTCTTTTTCATCATTCCCGGCATCGACCGTCTGGTGAGGGTGACCCTGCGCACCGTTGTCATGGACGTTCCCCCTCAGGATGTGATCACCCATGACAACGTAACGGTCAAGGTATCAGCGGTCATCTACTTCCGGGTCATGGAGCCCCAGAAGGCCGTCGTAGATGTGGAAAACTACCTCTACGCCACCAGCCAGTTATCCCAGACCACCTTGCGGAGCGTTCTGGGACAGGTAGACCTGGATGAACTCCTGGCCAACCGAGAGAAAATCAACAAGGAGTTGCAGGAGATTCTCGATCGCCATACCGGGCCGTGGGGTGTCAAGGTGGCCAACGTGGAGGTAAAGAACATCGATCTGCCCCAGGAGATGCAACGGGCTATCGCCAAGCAGGCCGAGGCGGAGCGGGAGCGTCGCGCCAAGATCATCCACGCCGAGGGCGAACTACAGGCATCGGAAAAACTGGCCCAGGCAGCCACAATCCTGGCTGCCGAACCGACCGCACTGCAATTACGCTATCTTCAGACCCTGACGGAAATAGCCGCGGAAAAAAACTCCACCACTATCTTCCCGGTCCCCATCGACCTGATCAAGATGTTTCTGGATCGTGGGGACTCAGGCAGTCGAAAAATTTAG
- a CDS encoding nodulation protein NfeD encodes MRLSLSIILCLLVCVTVPAAERGRVRVVTIHDPITPVTARFVHRTLRDAARGGDSLVLVELDTPGGLDTAMREIVKDVFASPVPVAVYVTPSGARAASAGAIICLAADVCAMSPGTNIGAAHPVSLGEKPDKIIEEKVVNDAEAYAEGIARKRGRDETLARRMVRESISLSADKALAGKVIDLIARDRAELLQQMEGYRIMRGGREVPLRLAGAETIPAEMRPGERMLNAISNPNVAYVLMMLGTLGLFFELSNPGVILPGVIGGISLILAFFASQTLPVNYTGALLILLALVFFIAEIKVASHGMLTVGGIIAMIFGSLILFESPAPYLRVSWSVITVTVLTTAGFFSVVIAKALRVHRLKPATGREGLLEQEGRAESDICPTGKVFVNGEYWDAWSDQQIAAGSKVTVVEMEGMRVKVRKMS; translated from the coding sequence ATGCGCCTCAGCCTCAGTATCATCCTATGCCTGCTGGTGTGTGTAACCGTGCCGGCAGCCGAACGAGGCCGGGTTCGGGTCGTGACGATCCACGATCCGATCACTCCGGTGACGGCCCGGTTTGTCCATCGCACCCTGAGAGACGCGGCCCGGGGCGGAGACAGTCTGGTGCTGGTGGAACTGGATACCCCCGGCGGCCTGGATACAGCCATGCGGGAGATCGTGAAGGACGTTTTTGCCAGCCCGGTACCGGTGGCGGTCTATGTGACGCCGTCCGGTGCCCGCGCAGCATCGGCTGGCGCCATCATCTGCCTGGCAGCCGACGTGTGCGCCATGTCTCCGGGCACCAACATCGGCGCGGCCCACCCTGTTTCCTTGGGCGAAAAACCCGACAAAATAATTGAGGAGAAAGTGGTTAACGATGCCGAGGCCTATGCGGAGGGGATCGCACGCAAAAGGGGCCGTGACGAAACCCTGGCTCGACGAATGGTGAGGGAGAGCATCTCCCTGAGCGCGGACAAGGCGCTGGCAGGCAAGGTTATCGATCTGATCGCTCGGGACCGGGCCGAGTTGCTGCAACAAATGGAAGGATATCGCATCATGCGAGGCGGCCGGGAGGTACCCTTGCGGCTGGCCGGAGCCGAGACGATTCCGGCCGAGATGCGGCCGGGAGAGCGGATGCTGAACGCCATCAGCAATCCCAACGTGGCCTACGTCCTGATGATGCTCGGCACACTTGGGCTGTTCTTCGAACTGTCCAATCCGGGCGTAATCCTGCCCGGGGTGATCGGGGGGATCTCCTTGATCCTGGCTTTCTTTGCCTCCCAGACGCTGCCGGTCAACTACACCGGTGCCCTGCTCATCCTGCTGGCGCTGGTGTTCTTTATCGCCGAGATCAAGGTTGCCTCCCACGGCATGCTGACGGTTGGAGGAATTATCGCAATGATCTTCGGGTCACTGATCTTGTTCGAATCCCCGGCACCTTACCTGCGTGTTTCCTGGAGCGTGATCACGGTCACGGTGCTGACCACGGCCGGGTTCTTCTCGGTGGTCATCGCTAAGGCGTTACGTGTCCATCGCCTTAAACCGGCCACCGGCCGGGAAGGACTACTGGAACAAGAAGGGCGCGCCGAGAGCGACATCTGCCCTACGGGGAAGGTTTTTGTCAACGGAGAATATTGGGATGCCTGGAGTGACCAGCAGATTGCTGCCGGGTCCAAGGTCACGGTAGTGGAGATGGAAGGCATGCGAGTCAAGGTAAGAAAAATGTCGTAG
- a CDS encoding GlxA family transcriptional regulator produces MNRYNQELHSETGTTEPRSVVVIVHEGCELLDATGPAAVFGVVNRTLREQVAAPGYRVTIAAQEQGIVTTSAGVQLVADAAWRDITSPIDTLLVVGSPDEPLCRALENRELIQWLKEIGGQTRRLVSVCTGAFFLAKAGLLNGRRVTTHWMDVDRMAREYPEVTVEPDAIYVRDGSIATSAGITAGIDLALALVEEDYGRKLALAIARRLVLYLKRPGGQSQFSSRLRSQMVTGGPLAPLLAWLEENAYQDITVEDLADRAAMSPRNFARVFLRETGITPLKYLDRLRIERAKHLLEETNHPMEAVALKSGFSSAEQLRRTFQRCLGITPRAYRERF; encoded by the coding sequence ATGAATCGTTACAACCAAGAATTGCACAGCGAAACCGGGACAACCGAACCACGCTCCGTCGTAGTGATAGTCCACGAAGGGTGCGAACTCCTTGATGCCACCGGCCCTGCCGCGGTATTCGGGGTGGTGAACAGGACGTTGCGGGAACAGGTGGCCGCGCCCGGTTACCGGGTCACGATTGCGGCACAGGAGCAGGGCATCGTTACGACCTCTGCGGGGGTCCAACTGGTGGCCGACGCGGCATGGCGCGACATTACCAGCCCAATCGACACCCTGCTCGTGGTGGGGAGCCCGGACGAGCCTCTCTGCCGCGCCTTGGAAAACAGGGAATTGATCCAATGGTTGAAAGAAATTGGGGGGCAAACCAGACGCCTCGTCTCGGTCTGCACCGGCGCTTTTTTCCTCGCAAAAGCGGGGCTCCTGAACGGGCGGCGGGTCACAACCCACTGGATGGACGTAGACCGCATGGCCAGGGAGTACCCGGAGGTAACCGTTGAGCCGGATGCGATCTACGTAAGGGACGGCTCCATTGCAACCTCCGCTGGCATCACGGCCGGAATCGACCTGGCGCTTGCCCTGGTGGAGGAGGATTACGGCAGAAAGCTGGCCCTGGCAATCGCTCGTCGGCTCGTCCTCTACCTCAAGCGGCCGGGCGGGCAGAGCCAGTTCAGCAGCCGCCTCCGCTCCCAGATGGTCACGGGTGGGCCGCTGGCACCGCTCCTAGCCTGGCTCGAGGAAAATGCCTATCAGGATATCACGGTTGAAGATCTGGCGGACAGGGCAGCCATGAGCCCCCGCAATTTTGCCCGGGTTTTCCTTCGGGAAACCGGCATAACTCCCTTGAAATACCTGGACCGGCTACGCATCGAACGGGCGAAGCATCTCCTGGAGGAGACGAACCATCCCATGGAGGCAGTTGCACTTAAGAGCGGTTTCAGCAGCGCCGAACAGTTACGGCGCACCTTCCAGCGCTGCTTGGGGATCACACCCCGCGCCTACCGCGAACGTTTTTAG
- a CDS encoding LysE/ArgO family amino acid transporter: MNHSSFSEPLVHGFSLGASLIIAIGSQNAFVLRQGLRREYVFTVSTICFLCDMVLIGLGAGGFGTFVASSPRLLVVALWGGAVFLFCYGIRSFWSAVRPQALATDLENTGGEGLAAVVATTLALSLLNPHVYLDTVLLLGSLAAQFSGQARVLFALGAMAASLVWFYGIGYGARIFASLFRTPIAWRVLDILVGCTMWGIGTSLIWKRVFTG; the protein is encoded by the coding sequence ATGAACCATTCTTCATTCTCTGAACCCCTTGTGCATGGTTTCAGCCTCGGTGCAAGTCTGATCATCGCCATCGGAAGCCAGAACGCTTTTGTCCTGCGGCAAGGCCTACGGCGTGAGTACGTTTTTACGGTAAGCACCATCTGTTTTCTGTGCGATATGGTTCTGATTGGCCTGGGTGCCGGCGGATTTGGTACGTTCGTGGCCTCATCGCCCCGGCTGCTTGTGGTTGCCTTGTGGGGAGGGGCCGTTTTTCTGTTTTGTTACGGTATCCGCTCCTTTTGGTCGGCAGTCAGGCCGCAAGCGTTGGCAACCGATCTGGAGAATACGGGAGGTGAAGGCTTGGCTGCTGTGGTGGCGACTACTCTGGCTCTGAGCCTTCTGAACCCACACGTCTATCTGGACACAGTCCTTCTACTGGGAAGCCTGGCGGCGCAATTCAGCGGGCAGGCACGGGTCCTCTTCGCCCTGGGGGCCATGGCGGCATCGCTTGTCTGGTTTTACGGCATTGGTTATGGCGCCAGAATTTTCGCGTCGCTGTTTCGCACGCCGATTGCCTGGCGGGTTCTTGATATCCTGGTAGGGTGCACCATGTGGGGGATCGGCACCAGCCTGATCTGGAAGAGGGTGTTTACGGGGTAA
- a CDS encoding DUF2917 domain-containing protein has protein sequence MDYLLKKGETVSVTAGPESCSLRMDQGSVWLTRYDDPRDYILKLGETFAVSTPGAVVIEALEDTAIALEYACTGRPARTTIQIGLCLPSSIVMERN, from the coding sequence ATGGACTATCTGCTGAAAAAAGGCGAAACCGTGTCGGTCACCGCAGGCCCCGAGAGTTGTTCCCTGCGCATGGACCAGGGGAGCGTGTGGCTGACCCGTTACGACGATCCCCGCGATTATATCCTGAAATTGGGTGAAACCTTTGCCGTGAGCACTCCCGGAGCTGTGGTGATCGAGGCGCTGGAGGATACGGCGATTGCGCTGGAATACGCCTGCACCGGCAGACCGGCCCGGACGACCATCCAGATCGGCCTCTGCCTCCCCTCTTCCATTGTCATGGAACGGAACTGA
- a CDS encoding sigma-54 dependent transcriptional regulator, whose translation MPDKKRILVIDNEEGLCRMMEQVLLDNGYLARAYTSPLKAIDEFRPGAWDLLITDIKMPGMSGLEVLQKAKEKEKDIPVIMITAYATVDMSIQALRKGAYDMLTKPFEPEELVYRVKNALQQSRLIEENRELRAELEGKFCFDNIIGASGGLKAILERVEKVAVRDTSVLITGESGTGKELIAQAIHYNSPRHERKFIAINCGALPETLLESELFGYKKGAFTGAKENRHGLLEAADGGTLFLDEVGNLPMNVQKTLLRFLQEKEFNRLGDTAPTRVDVRVLSATNSDLKEAVKSGAFREDLYYRLNVVNIHLPPLRERTDDIPLLAAHFIILQNQKFDTMVKGFDKEAMQAMCDFTWPGNIRQLKNVIEACMAMVGEEYISRETLDQFLEISHEPVGIPPAAATTEGELPFNAALERFEADLLKGLLKKHGGNIDAAAREAGMNMATIYRKIKKYGLKKEEYL comes from the coding sequence ATGCCCGACAAGAAACGCATCCTCGTAATCGACAACGAAGAAGGCCTGTGCCGCATGATGGAACAGGTACTGCTGGACAACGGCTACCTGGCCCGCGCCTACACATCGCCGCTCAAGGCAATTGATGAGTTCCGTCCCGGGGCTTGGGACCTGCTTATCACCGACATCAAGATGCCCGGCATGAGCGGGCTTGAGGTCCTCCAGAAAGCCAAGGAGAAGGAAAAGGACATCCCGGTAATTATGATCACCGCCTACGCCACGGTGGACATGTCGATCCAGGCCCTGCGCAAGGGGGCCTACGACATGCTGACCAAGCCGTTTGAGCCGGAAGAGTTGGTCTACCGGGTCAAGAACGCCCTGCAGCAGTCGCGCTTGATCGAAGAAAACCGTGAACTGCGCGCCGAACTGGAGGGCAAATTCTGCTTTGACAACATCATCGGCGCTTCAGGCGGATTGAAGGCCATACTGGAACGGGTCGAGAAGGTGGCGGTGCGCGACACTTCGGTGCTGATTACCGGTGAATCCGGAACCGGCAAGGAACTTATTGCCCAGGCGATCCATTACAACTCGCCACGGCACGAGCGCAAGTTCATCGCCATAAACTGCGGTGCGTTGCCCGAAACCCTACTGGAGAGTGAACTGTTCGGCTACAAGAAGGGTGCATTCACCGGCGCCAAAGAAAACCGGCACGGCCTCCTGGAAGCAGCCGACGGGGGTACACTGTTCCTGGACGAGGTCGGCAACCTGCCGATGAACGTACAGAAGACGCTGTTACGCTTTTTACAGGAAAAGGAATTTAATCGCCTGGGGGATACCGCTCCCACCAGAGTGGACGTGCGGGTGCTTTCGGCCACCAATTCCGATTTGAAAGAGGCTGTCAAAAGCGGTGCCTTCCGGGAAGATCTCTACTACCGGCTTAATGTGGTCAACATCCATCTGCCGCCGTTGCGGGAGCGGACCGATGATATCCCACTGCTGGCGGCGCACTTCATCATCCTGCAAAACCAGAAGTTCGACACGATGGTCAAAGGTTTCGACAAGGAAGCCATGCAGGCGATGTGCGACTTTACCTGGCCCGGCAACATCCGCCAGTTGAAAAACGTGATCGAGGCATGTATGGCCATGGTCGGCGAGGAGTACATCTCTCGCGAAACCCTGGATCAGTTTTTGGAGATCAGCCACGAACCGGTTGGCATTCCCCCGGCAGCGGCCACCACGGAGGGGGAACTTCCCTTTAATGCCGCCCTGGAGCGCTTCGAGGCCGACCTGCTCAAGGGGCTACTGAAGAAACACGGTGGCAATATCGATGCCGCGGCCCGCGAGGCAGGCATGAACATGGCCACGATTTACCGCAAAATCAAGAAGTACGGGCTCAAGAAAGAAGAGTACCTGTGA
- a CDS encoding secondary thiamine-phosphate synthase enzyme YjbQ, with product MLSSGEISVSSDKRTQFISITRQIVEFVDRSGWRDGVLTVYVPHTTAAVTINENADPDVARDMEWFSDELIPRSRHFHHSEGNSDAHIKASFFGSSVQVIVREGKLWLGTWQGIYFCEFDGPRERKMFVAFS from the coding sequence ATGCTGAGTAGTGGCGAAATATCTGTTTCGAGCGACAAGCGGACCCAATTTATCTCCATAACACGACAAATTGTGGAGTTTGTGGACCGGAGCGGGTGGCGAGATGGTGTGCTGACCGTGTATGTGCCCCATACCACCGCCGCCGTTACGATCAATGAAAACGCCGATCCGGACGTGGCGCGGGACATGGAGTGGTTCAGTGACGAGCTGATTCCGCGCAGTCGTCATTTCCATCATAGCGAGGGGAACTCCGACGCGCACATCAAGGCCAGCTTCTTTGGCTCGTCGGTGCAGGTCATCGTGCGGGAAGGCAAGCTCTGGCTCGGAACCTGGCAGGGAATCTATTTCTGCGAATTCGACGGTCCCCGGGAGCGCAAGATGTTCGTCGCCTTTTCCTAG